The following DNA comes from candidate division KSB1 bacterium.
ACGATAACGGCGATGAATGCTTTAGTGTTTGGTGAAATCCCCTTTTCATCCTCGGTTCAAAATTTTGTATACAGGCGGGGCAGAGGGACTCTATTTGCTCATCAAACCGAAAACCCGCTTGAAATTGCCTTCCATTTGTTATGGCAGCAATAATTCCTCTCCCCTCTCCCCTCTCCCCTCTTCCCTCTTCCCCTCCCCCTACTTCATCCTCGTCGCATAATCTATCAGATGCTCCGAAGTTAAAATGGGAAAATTGGGCACCGGATATTTGAACGGCTGTTCCGGCTGCTTGACGAGCATGTCGATCGAGGTCAGGGCAATGTTTTCAAAGGCGTCAAAGTCCAGTTCGATTTTCTTGTAATGCTTTTGAAACAGGCTGCGCACATAGGGATTCAGTCGGGTTGCAAGTATGTCGTGGTAATTCTTGTTGAAATTGCGCGTTTCGCCGACCGATTTCAAATATTGCGCCCGCTGATAAAGCGCCAAATAGGCGTCCCGCCACATGGCCGTGTGCCGCTCCACCGCCGGCACCCGATCATAGCCGCGTTTGTAGGCTTCGCGGGTCACATATTCGTCGCGCACCAAATCGGCGATTGCCAGCCGCAGCTGCTCGGCAAACTGATCCGACGGGAATCGCCGTTCACGGAAGACAAGGGGATGATAGAGCAGGGCACGCTGAAAGTCAGCCACCGTCCAGACTTGGCCGTCGATCTGGAAAAACGGCTGCTGCTTGAACTGCTCGTCCGGCATATCCTCGAGCGCCAGCTGCATATCCTTTTCTTCGATTTGCCAAATCTTGCCGGCGAGTTGATCTTTACGCTCCTCATCAGTACGAAAATAGACTTTGAACAGCATCTGCGAAACGCGGCGAAACACCTCCGGATTAAAGTCCAGGCGCTTCCCCTTCATGATCTGGGCGACGCGTTTGGTCCAAATCTCCGAGGCGTGCACCTGCGTCAGCTTTTCCTTCACTTTGTCCAAGCGCTGCTGCTGCTGGGTCTCGGTGACCGCCAGATTATCGCTCCAGCCCAAGATCTTGATGAAAAGATAGTCGCCGGTTTCCAGCTTGATCGGCTCCAAAATCTGCCCGACCTGCAGAGGTTGAGAAAAGAGCGCCTTGTGTACTGCTATAGCCTCAGGACTGTCGTAGGCGACTTTGCGCGTCGGCGGCAGCGCTTCGCCGGCTATCTGCTGAAAGAGCCCCTCGAAATCGCGCTCCCTGGGTGCGGTTTTGCGGAAACGATTGACGACCGCCGTGTCGCGCGTGGAAAAATAGGCAAGCTCATACTCGCGTCCGGCAAGACGAAAGGTCTTTTTGATCTCCGCAGTGTCAAGTTTGACCTTTGCCGTCGCCTCGACGTGATGCATCCACTGCCGCATGGCCTGCTCTTTGCGGCCTTTGAGAAAAAGCTGAAACCCCTCGTTCTTGAGCAGCGGACAGTCCTCTCCCGCTTCCATCGCCATCAGCTTTTCTGCAACCAATGAATTGAGCACGATCTTTTTATCGATATAGTTGTTCTGTCGGCAGTAATCAGGACGCGGCCAGTACTCGGCGCGGGCGATGAATTCATTGACGGTAATCGTCGCCTTGTCGCCGATGCGCACCAGGACTTTTTCTCCCTCCATCGGCGTCTGCCTGCGGCCGCAAAGCATGAATAGACTTGCCGACAAGATCATTACGAATCGCAATAAGTCATTTGACTTGTTCATTGTACTCCTATCAAAGCGGACCAGATACAAAAAAGGCGCTGCCCCTCAGACCGGCGGGCAGCACCTTTTAGCCGTATAGAATCGTGATTATTCCATTTCTAGAAAATATTCATGCGGCTGTTCGTGCCAGTTGGCCCATCTGCCGCTGCGATCCATAAAGTAAAAGATCTCGAAAAAGATGCCCGGATCAGTGGATTTTTCGGCAAAGTTTTCATAGGTCACCGGCTCGCCGTTTTCCCAATATTTGAGCGACCATTTCGGCGGTAACGGGTTGCCGTTGGCATCGGTCTTGTTCTCGTTTTCGTTTCTCAAACGCAGACCGATCCAAACGCTGTCAAGGCGGGCCATGGCTTTCTGCAGCAGCGCATTTTCCTGCGCACTGTTGATGGCCACCAGGTATCCACCCGCCTCTTTGCAAGCAGCAACCGCCTGAGCCCAAGTCTTCAAACTTTTCGAAAGATAATAATAATGTCCGCCGTAACTGCCGATGAATTTGTAGAAATCCGGATCCGCCCAATGTTTGACGATCTTGACATCGATCGTCTTGACGGCTTGGTTGCCGACATCGTTGAGAGTCAGTTTGGTCGCAGCGCCGCTGTCGCCGACGGCTATGGCAATCGCCGCTCTTTTAGGATCATTCGGCGTCGGCACCACTTTTAAAATGTTTTCATCAGCCGGCTTCCAGACATAGTTCGGGGTTTTGAGCAGACTGCTCTGCACGACCAAATCGACCGTATCGTCTTCGTTTATGAAAAGGGTCGTTACGCCGTAAGGCTTGAAGGCGTTGGGATTGATAAAGAGTCCCTGTCCCAAAATCTCGGCATTATTGACGGTAATTTCCGGCTCAGTATGGCTTCGCAGGCCGCAGCTGACGACCAAAGCTGCGGCTGCAATCAAAACCGCGGGATAAACGATTACATATTTGCGCATATCACCTCCAAAAATGTTAATTTCGGCCCTCCGGGCTTAAAAGGCGACGCCCAGGCTGGTACAATGAACATTGCCTAGAACGCCAAGCGTGCGATAGGCATAGTCGATGGAAAAAGCACGCGAAGGAGAGAGATAGTATTTTACGCCGGCGCCGAAGGTCGGGCCGTAATTCGACTCTACAAGAAAAAGACCTTTATAACCGCCGCGCAGGCTAAAGTTGCCGAATCCCGGCACAATAAACGTGTATTCGGCGCCGAGATTGATCGACTCGCTCATGTTGTTGGGATGCAGCGCGTCCACTTCAAACGTCAGGCGGTGATTGCGCTTGACGATGGGATTGACGGCCATGCCGACGCGGAAAATGAGCGGCAATTCCCAATCCGACATTTTATATTTAGCCTGCAGGTTCTGATAGTTGCCGTCGGCGCTCGGATCCATGTCGACCGGGAACAGCAGGTCGATACCGTCGTAGCGCATTCGACCGCCGTAATTGGAGATGCTCATGGCGATCTTCATGCCCTCTTCTGCTTCTCCGGTGGGCGAGAAAAAGGGAGTCTGCACCAGAACGCCCAAGTCCACCGCCAGCGCGCTTGCCGAAGTGTGCCAAATCTTGGACGAGATATACTTGGCGCTCGCACCGAACGAAAACCAGGTGACCAGGCTGCGGGCGTAGGTCAAATTGAAATTATAGTCGTAGGCGGTATATTGTTCTCCGGTTCCCTGTTGATATTCCAAAGTAGTGACATCAATATTTCCATAGTTCATGCCGAAAATGCCGAGTCCGATGGTACCGATGGTCGGGAAAGACAGAGCCGCACCGACAAACATGGTATTAACGTCGACCACCCAAGGCTGATACATGAACATGGCCTCGTTGTTGCGAATGAGCGCCAAGCCGGCGGGATTCCAATAGATCGCCGACATGTCGCGCGCCGACGCGACGTAGGCATCGCCCATGGCGATGCCTGCCCCGCCGACGCCGATCTCCAAAAAGTTGGCGGTGGTCGTCCCCATGCGGTAGGGCTGCTTGGCAAAAGCCGTTTGCTCTGCCGTCACCGCCAAAGCGATCAGCATCGTAAAAAGGTATCGCTTGCTCATAAGATCTATCCTTTCTCTATGCTTTTTTCCTCTTTGACGTTACTTGATGACCGCAAACTTGCCGGTGATTTCTTCTCCGGTCTGGTCATCTTTGACGTGATAGAAATACATGCCGGCGGCGATTTCCAGGCCTTCCGACGTCAGCATATCCCAGTGCAGCATGCCGTTGTTGGCCTGGCCCCAGCCGTTGTAGGAAGTGACGGCATCATCCGGAGCGTGCAGCTCGCGCACCAGGACGCCGCTGACTGTAAAGATCTTGATCGTGCAGCGCTCGGGCAAATTGGTGAACAACAGACGACGACGCTGATTGAGCCATTTATTGACTACCGAAGGCTCCATGAGGTTGGATGCCACATAGGGATTGGGAACGACGCGAATTTCGGCCATCTTGGATTTGAGCAGCGCGCGGTCGGTGGTCTTTTCCGCCGCGACGCTGAATAACACCGAGTCGCTCGCCATCCACGGCTTGAGGTAACGGATGGCATACACATCGTTGTTTTTCGGCAGCTCGCTTTCGTCACGACAGTTGAGAAAGTCAATGATGAAAATGACGCCGTCCCAGCGCTCTTTGAGGTTGTAGGAGCCGACCAGGATGCGGTCGCCGATCATGTCGAACTGACCATTGCGGTTAAGGTCTTGAACCACCATGTCCAGCAACGCCGGTTGTCCGGTCGAATCGGCAAAGTTCAAATTGATGATCTTGAATTTGAACTTTTGTCCCCAAAGCAGCTCGTTCGCTTCGAACTTGCGTTCGTTTTCGTCGCGTAAAGTTGCGCCTTTGGCTTTGGTCAAACGGGTTTCATAGACATAATCGTCGGAAAAAACGATGTTGTAATCCCATTTGAAATACTGCATGTTCTTTTCAACGAACGTGATGTTGATCGGCGAGCTGCCGGGCATCCAGCCGGAACGCGCATAGTCGTATTCCGGCAATCGATAGCCCATTTTGATTTTGAGGCGCAGGCCGTCAAAAACTTCGGAATATTTATAGTCGCTCGTACTGATGTGGTAATAGTCATCATTGGGATCCGTAGTTTCGTTGTCATAGCGCACGAGCGAGGTGAGGATATTTTTCGGAGTTAAAAAGCCGTCTTGGTTTTTGGTCAGCACATCCTCATAGACCACTTTATCCCCGGCGGTTTGGTCATAAACTACATAGCCGCTCGTTGTGTAACGATAGCCGTATCCGGCATGGAACCGATATGAGGAATCGATACGGTAAATCTTGAATTTGATTTTATAGGTGTGCCCTTTTTCCAAGGAGTTAAAGTCGACGACCTCAGGAACGATTTCGCCGGAGCCGGCAGCGCCGCGAAAATCCATATTGAATTCCGATTTGATGGTTTCACCGGCGGCAGGGGTTCCGGGAGTGACGATCGCCACGTTCGGACCGATGAACTCGATCTCTTCCCATTCATTTTTGCGGATCACGACATTGTTTTCCGACGGCGCGATACCATAGTTTTTGTCCTGAGTGACTATCGAGGTTCCTTTTAACTCGTCGCCGCGAATGCCGTAATCGTAAGCGACGATCGCATAGTAATAGGTGCGGCCGTTCTGCACCGTTTGGTCGCGGAACGAATAGGCCAGTCCGGTATCCTCGCCCAGATAATAGCCCATGCCGTTGAGCAGACCGTAATCCGTAAAGCCGCGGCGACCGTCCTTCAAGTCGCATTGAAAGATCGGTTTTTTCAAGGTTCGCGTACCGTACCCGTCGGTAATGATTTGGGGATCCTTCATATCCGGATCGGTCGATCGAAAGACTTTATAGCCTTCAAAGTCATTGACTCCGCTCAAGAATGGTTCGCGCGTCAGACGGTCGGCGCGGTTGTCCCACATCAACTGCACAAAGCCGTCGCCCGATATGGCGCGCAGCGTCGGCATTTTCGGCGGCTGCGCAAAGCGGTAATCCTTTTCATAAATGACCTGTACCGTCTTTTTCAAAGTGAACAGCGCCGGCGCCGAATGCTGCGGTGAATTTAGACCGGCCAAATCGTCATAGGAATGAAGCTGCGAGATGGAGATGAATTCGGTGTTGCCTTTGTACAGCGGAAAGATGGCGGTCGCAAAAAGCTCGAACAGGTTATTGATGTCTGTAGCACCCGATTCAAGCGAGTCGAGAAGCGTCATCCGCTCCCACATCGACTTGTCGTTGCGGAACCAGCCGTAATAGGGTTCGACATGGGGAATGGCCTCCGTATAAAGAAGCGTGGTCAAACCGAGCATGTCGGTTTCGGATACATCGGTCCAACCGAAATTCGGTTCCGCATACCCTTCGCGCAGGTCTGGGCGATGGTTGCATTCGGTGCCGTCTTCATCAGGTCCGTAATAGTTTTCTTCCCCGGGTGCCACGCCGTCCAAACCGACGTCGTCGCCGGCATATTCGTTCGGCTGATAAATGCCGTCGCCATTAAGATCTTCGCCGTCCTCCCAGTCGCCGTCTTCGTCCGCATCCCAATGGGGTTTGAGATCCGATTCCTTTTTGCCGTAAAAATGCAGAAAAGCCTGGAGGTCGACAATGTTGTCGGTCGGGCCGATGATCCGCGTCGCGGCATTGTCGCGGCGCTCGTCGATCAATCCGTCGCGGTCATTGTCCTTGCCGTCGCCGTAAATGCCCGGGCTTTCCAAGTAGGCATAACCAGCAGTTCCGGTCGGATATCCATCTTCTCCGACGCCGTCGGTATCCCACTGGTAGGACATGTTTAATTCGCGGCTAAAGCTGCCGTCTTCGCCGCTGTTTTCACCGCCGATATCGTTATCCAACCACGCACCGAAGGCCATGTAGGGCAAATCGTATTCCGAATTGTTTGCGATAGTATATTCCGAAAAGATACAATCCTGAGCCATCGGGTTGTTCCATTGGTAGAGGCGCTGTTTGACGCGTACTCCCAAACCTCCCCAAGGACAGCCTTTTTGCACCGTAACCGAAGGATCGAAATCGCCGATTTTGATGCCGGGGCGCGGATAGTATTTGACTTTATCATCGGGGCCGAGATATTCCTGATCCTGCGCGTCGTTGGCGACAAAATAAGCCTCCAAATCGGCGTACATTATGCCGCGGCCGAAACGGCCGTCCCATTCGCCGGCCCAGCGGCGCAGGCGTTTGGTGTAGAGCCAGCCCTCCGGAGGCCAGGAGTTTGGGTTGTTGCTCATGGCCGGCGTTTCGCTCAAATTGTTCATATAACCCGGCGCCGGGTGCAGCCCCCACTCGATCTGGCCGGTCGGGTCACGGTCCATCTCCTCGCGGTAGTTCGTTTCGCAAAAATAAAGCGTATCGATCAATCCCTGCAACGACATGACGCGAATCATCGTCGTATCGGTAACGGGAATAGAGTCCTGGGTAATGAACACCGGAGCAGTGATCAGCAGCCCGAGGCCGTCGTGCATCACGTTGCCGCCGATGCCCCGCGGCCAACGCACTGCGTCCTTGCGCGGATAGTCGCCCAATTCGGTGTTGTTTTTGAANNNNNNNNNNGTTGCTCATGGCCGGCGTTTCGGTCAACTTGGTCATATACCCCGGCGCCGTCCTCCGGCCCATCATAAGGACGGCTTTGCGCCCACAAGTCCAACGGCAGGATGAATAAGCCGATAAAAAGGACCATTAGGAACAGACGTTTCATCATCTTTTATCCTTTCCTAAAATTTTTGTCTTTGCATGCTTCATCAACCGCTCTGGCTCAGATTAAAAGACAATACCCAGTCCGAGTTTTACCAGGCGCGGAGCCGACCAGTTGGCCGGATTGTAGATTCTCTCCTCATAGGTGCTGAAATCGCTCCAATGGCCAAGGCGGTCCTGCGGACGAATAATGGCCTGATTGGTCCGACCGGTATGCGGATCGACGCCGTTCTCATTAAGCTTGTCAAAGAGATTATAGACATACATGGTAAAGCGCATTTTGGCGTTGCGGATGCTGAGAATGTCGTAAGTCACCTTCAGGTCGAAGGAGTGATGAAACGGCTTTTTGCCGTTATTCGGCAGCAAATAGACACGGTTCAGCGGATTCTGATCGATGGGAGTCCAGGTGAATGCCGCTCCGGACCCCAACCAGCCGATCAGCGAAACGCTCCACTTTTTTTGGTTATAGGCCAACTGCATGTTGAGGGTATGGCGCTCATCCCAGCTCATCGGGATCAACGTCGGAATGGGGTCCTGGCTGTTGCCGGCGCGATTGAACGTAAACTGCGGGTTATCGGCATTGCCGCGTGTATACTGCAGCGTATAGTTCACCTCGCCGAAAAAGCTGCCGACGTGGGCTTTGTATTTAAGTTCCAATCCCCGTGCATTACCATAGTCCTTGTTTCCGTACAAACCATAGCGGACGGCGTTATAAGTCGTCACGATGTTGACGGTCGAAAGATTGTAAATGTCCTTATACCACAGTGCCACTTCCAAGTCCATGAAGCGGTTCAGCATTTGCCACAGACCTACTTCGTAACTGACCGTCATCTCCGGCTCGACCTGGGGATTGCCGAGCGTGCTGGCATAGTTGGTCGGCGCAATCACATAATTGTCGTTCTGATACATCGAGCTGTAAGGCGGATACTGATAAAAATGGCCGTAGCTGAAACGCAGCAGGGCAGTTTGTCCCAGCTGATAGGAAAGCCCAAGGCGCGGGGCAACGTTGAACTTTGGATCAGCTTTCGGATAAGTGCTGATCCATTCCGGCGT
Coding sequences within:
- a CDS encoding C-type lectin domain-containing protein produces the protein MRKYVIVYPAVLIAAAALVVSCGLRSHTEPEITVNNAEILGQGLFINPNAFKPYGVTTLFINEDDTVDLVVQSSLLKTPNYVWKPADENILKVVPTPNDPKRAAIAIAVGDSGAATKLTLNDVGNQAVKTIDVKIVKHWADPDFYKFIGSYGGHYYYLSKSLKTWAQAVAACKEAGGYLVAINSAQENALLQKAMARLDSVWIGLRLRNENENKTDANGNPLPPKWSLKYWENGEPVTYENFAEKSTDPGIFFEIFYFMDRSGRWANWHEQPHEYFLEME
- a CDS encoding PorV/PorQ family protein, translating into MSKRYLFTMLIALAVTAEQTAFAKQPYRMGTTTANFLEIGVGGAGIAMGDAYVASARDMSAIYWNPAGLALIRNNEAMFMYQPWVVDVNTMFVGAALSFPTIGTIGLGIFGMNYGNIDVTTLEYQQGTGEQYTAYDYNFNLTYARSLVTWFSFGASAKYISSKIWHTSASALAVDLGVLVQTPFFSPTGEAEEGMKIAMSISNYGGRMRYDGIDLLFPVDMDPSADGNYQNLQAKYKMSDWELPLIFRVGMAVNPIVKRNHRLTFEVDALHPNNMSESINLGAEYTFIVPGFGNFSLRGGYKGLFLVESNYGPTFGAGVKYYLSPSRAFSIDYAYRTLGVLGNVHCTSLGVAF